The stretch of DNA CCATGCGCTCGATAGAGATCTGCCGGACCAAGGAACTAGGCGGGCATATTGATAAATGCGATTCCTGCGGTGAAGAAAAGATATCCTACAACTCATGCAGGAACCGCCACTGTCCCAAATGCCAGTTCCTTAAAAAAGAAAAATGGATTACAGCAAGAAAA from bacterium encodes:
- a CDS encoding transposase zinc-binding domain-containing protein, whose protein sequence is MRSSQIEAADIFRKYGDSYRQTHDLPLYQLRAMRSIEICRTKELGGHIDKCDSCGEEKISYNSCRNRHCPKCQFLKKEKWITARK